The Phycisphaerae bacterium genome includes a region encoding these proteins:
- a CDS encoding 4Fe-4S binding protein codes for MTQAVFLLLTVAGVFVVAGNAERWCPFGGVEALYTYAVEGNMTCSLGVSNFYILGAVLVMTLLLRRAFCGYVCPVGTIFTWTRGIARRSGVRAHEVPATLDRALSVLKYVVLAIILFFTWRTAELVFRGYDPCYALIGRHGDDITFWAYVISGVLLVASVFLTIPFCRWLCPLAAVLNPFSWFGLARVKRIESDCVECGRCARVCPMAIPVDRLREVKNARCMACLKCVESCPTGHDGTIVWGPPDRLGRRWPSGVAVGLILLCTSAAVAAAYLAPLPSFRTHRGAAPSVADHLELRMNGLDCRGRANLLKYFLERDDLYAVDGYVQLEAWPGPGLARVRISFDPQRADAARIRRAITEPYYDAGSGIFRFPPFEIEDYDALATP; via the coding sequence GTGACGCAGGCCGTATTCCTGCTGCTGACCGTGGCCGGTGTGTTCGTCGTTGCCGGGAACGCCGAGCGCTGGTGCCCTTTCGGCGGCGTGGAAGCGTTGTACACCTACGCGGTCGAGGGCAACATGACCTGCTCGCTGGGGGTGTCGAACTTCTACATTCTCGGCGCGGTCCTGGTCATGACGCTGCTGCTTCGCCGCGCCTTCTGCGGTTACGTCTGTCCCGTGGGCACAATTTTCACGTGGACGCGCGGCATCGCCCGCCGGAGCGGCGTTCGGGCCCACGAGGTTCCAGCGACGCTGGACCGGGCGCTGTCGGTGCTCAAGTATGTGGTCCTCGCGATCATCCTGTTTTTCACATGGCGTACGGCCGAGCTCGTTTTTCGAGGGTACGATCCCTGTTACGCGCTCATCGGCCGGCACGGAGATGACATCACGTTCTGGGCGTATGTCATCTCCGGCGTTCTCCTCGTCGCGTCGGTATTTCTTACGATTCCTTTCTGTCGCTGGTTGTGTCCGCTGGCTGCCGTGCTGAACCCGTTCTCGTGGTTCGGGCTGGCGCGTGTGAAGCGCATCGAATCTGACTGCGTGGAATGCGGGCGCTGCGCCCGGGTCTGCCCGATGGCGATTCCGGTGGATCGCCTCCGCGAAGTGAAAAACGCGCGTTGCATGGCTTGTTTGAAGTGCGTGGAATCCTGCCCGACCGGCCACGACGGGACCATCGTGTGGGGTCCCCCCGATCGCCTCGGGCGTCGCTGGCCCAGCGGGGTGGCGGTCGGCCTTATCCTGCTTTGCACATCCGCCGCCGTCGCCGCGGCGTACCTTGCTCCTCTCCCATCATTCCGAACGCACCGTGGCGCGGCGCCGTCGGTGGCCGATCACCTCGAGCTGCGCATGAACGGGCTCGATTGTCGCGGCCGGGCCAACCTGCTGAAGTACTTCCTGGAGCGCGACGACCTGTACGCAGTTGACGGCTACGTTCAACTGGAGGCGTGGCCGGGACCCGGGCTCGCCCGGGTTCGGATCTCTTTCGATCCGCAGCGTGCCGACGCCGCCCGCATCCGCCGGGCGATTACCGAGCCCTACTATGATGCGGGTTCGGGTATCTTCCGCTTTCCACCCTTTGAGATTGAAGACTACGACGCATTGGCGACACCGTAA
- a CDS encoding small multidrug resistance protein → MKHVVALFVALVLNAAANLLMKIGTQPIQQSGGLLRDGFGGAIRQVLTSPWLVIGLLCFGLNAAFYMYALQSRMLKISLAYPIMTGGGFALIALAARFHPLLRERLNVPQLVGIALIFAGIILITTQMGAADA, encoded by the coding sequence ATGAAGCACGTTGTCGCACTGTTCGTCGCCCTCGTTCTGAACGCCGCCGCCAATCTGCTGATGAAGATTGGAACACAGCCGATACAGCAGTCGGGTGGATTGCTTCGTGATGGATTCGGCGGAGCGATCCGGCAAGTCCTTACCAGTCCGTGGCTCGTGATCGGGCTGCTATGCTTCGGCCTCAACGCCGCGTTCTACATGTACGCCCTCCAGAGCCGGATGCTCAAGATCAGCCTGGCTTATCCCATCATGACCGGCGGAGGATTTGCGCTAATCGCTCTGGCGGCGCGGTTCCACCCCCTGTTGCGGGAGCGGCTCAACGTGCCCCAGCTTGTCGGCATCGCCTTGATATTCGCCGGAATTATCCTGATCACCACGCAAATGGGCGCGGCCGACGCGTAA